The Salvia splendens isolate huo1 chromosome 20, SspV2, whole genome shotgun sequence nucleotide sequence TTTACACTTTTCTTTGGAGTCTTTTTGTTGAGAAAGAAAGCAGTAGTTGCAGCCACACCTGATTTGGGACATGGAAACATATTCAAGATATGGAATTTCGATGGCAACATGGCATATCAAGACATCATCGAAGCAACCCAAGACTTTGACTTGAGATACTGCATTGGAACTGGTGCCTACGGAAGCGTCTATAGAGCAGTATTGCCCACGAGAAAAGTTGTTGCAGTTAAAAAGCTTCACAGTTTTGAAGGAGATAATCCTACTTTTGACTCCTCTTTTAGGAATGAAGCCAAGCTTCTCTCTCAGATTCGCCACCGTAATATTGTGAAGCTTCTCGGCTTCTGTATGCACCAACGGAGCATGTTTCTCATCTACGACTACATGGAAAGAGGAAGCCTCTTTAGCGTGTTAAAGGATGACGACGAAGCTGTGGAGCTGAACTGGAAGAAGAGGTTAAATGTGGTGAAGGGCATTGCAAATGCCCTATCTTACATGCATCATGATTGCAGCCCTCCTATTTTACACAGAGACATATCGAGCAAAAACATACTCTTGGATTCAGAGTTCGAAGGCTGTTTATCTGATTTTGGGACAGCTAGATTGTTGGATCCAGATTCATCTAATCAGACCCTACCtgtgggaactcgaggatataTTGCACCAGGTACGCACACCATAACATAGTTTAATGTAGCAACTGTTTTCATGACGATGACATGTTAGTTGGATGCAGAGTTGGCCTTCACAATGGTTGTTACAGAAAAATGTGATGTATACAGCTTTGGAGTTTTGGCATTGGAAGTCATGTTTGGAGATCATCCAGGGGATTTCATTTCCTCCATGACAATGGTGAAGAGATCCACGCAGTTTGTTCAAAACATGATGGTGCAACAACTCATGGACAAGAGGATACCATCTCCAGACGAAGATGTAAGAGTGTCGAGGGAAGTGGTTGGAGTGGTGAAAACAGCACTGAGATGCATAAGCTCTGATCCAAACTCGCGGCCGTGTATGAAGGAGGTGTCTCAGGAGCTCGCTAAACATCCACCACGGTTGACAATGCCATTCCGCTCAATATCAGTGCTTCATCTCATGCACACAGACTGAGCTCCTATGAATATtccttattttcttcttcttctttttcttcaatTATGTAGTGAATATTTGTAGAATCAAGATGTAATGTATCTTGGTATAGGTCATCCCTAGTTACTTTTGTTCTGTTTTTTACAAACTAGGTTATTTTACTTAGCTTAGTCCTTATGGAAACTATTGCATTAATAGTCAACAATAATACATGTGCAGGATtttataacacaaaataaaattaccaAGTCAATGCTTGAGT carries:
- the LOC121782239 gene encoding MDIS1-interacting receptor like kinase 2-like isoform X1, whose amino-acid sequence is MNVVFVANAIIITVSICSLLINNVAASNSSRELKALMDFGWPYINSTAHHCHMEGITCDDHGRVAELSLQTVVGCDDEFQCHDVGYLDPLVFTSLTSIHLTECGLYGAIPPNIGYLSNLSYLNFSNNLLNSQLPLSLANLSELLVLDISYNYGIYGLIPPDIGSLSKLTHLYLSFNNINGSLPSTMSQLTRLEILKLDGNRLEGVFEAGIHMLPSIKTIGLRECSIGGRIPSQLGNVANAKFLNINLSTNHLIGEVPISISSLEGIDLSYNNLEGEIPANVWRKFGIESFQGNTNLHPPKESRIQEKRDNSKLILAVVMVFVCVFLFTLFFGVFLLRKKAVVAATPDLGHGNIFKIWNFDGNMAYQDIIEATQDFDLRYCIGTGAYGSVYRAVLPTRKVVAVKKLHSFEGDNPTFDSSFRNEAKLLSQIRHRNIVKLLGFCMHQRSMFLIYDYMERGSLFSVLKDDDEAVELNWKKRLNVVKGIANALSYMHHDCSPPILHRDISSKNILLDSEFEGCLSDFGTARLLDPDSSNQTLPVGTRGYIAPELAFTMVVTEKCDVYSFGVLALEVMFGDHPGDFISSMTMVKRSTQFVQNMMVQQLMDKRIPSPDEDVRVSREVVGVVKTALRCISSDPNSRPCMKEVSQELAKHPPRLTMPFRSISVLHLMHTD